A single region of the Arthrobacter sp. V1I7 genome encodes:
- a CDS encoding plasmid pRiA4b ORF-3 family protein translates to MRVSIEGSEPAIWRLLEVDPSLTLDRIHDVIQTAVGWRDSHLHSFTDTDPYKRLRPVNGKLQEPRRWVSQDLLEDSDEDLPEADWALGQILTPESGPLFYEYDFGDGWIHRLELTGNLPAPANAPRARLLDGARRAPLEDSGGIGGYHDLLDALADPGHDNHRDLKAWVAWTAGPWQEFDPEQLDINAVNNELALLFPGATVNEPGPASQPLIRELTHRLPPGIRREFRSYAASAGLDRPTQVDRDIAESMTAPYLWLARRIGPDGISLTAAGWLPPAVVREAMTELGWAKDWIGKANREDQTLPVLQLRESAQRLGLIRKIKGRLVLTSATKRLLDDPAGLWLFLARALAHRHRHDSERDAVLLFLLEVAAGKRTEWADYLEAVAFGLGALGWSTRTGAALEPKTVQALLVDAQDVLLNLGIFDDRVGLKANTVKAPGQAFARAALHS, encoded by the coding sequence ATGAGAGTGTCGATCGAAGGCAGCGAACCGGCTATCTGGCGGCTCCTCGAGGTCGACCCTTCCCTTACCCTGGACAGGATCCACGACGTCATCCAAACGGCCGTCGGCTGGCGGGATTCGCATCTGCACTCCTTCACCGACACCGACCCCTACAAGCGGCTGCGGCCCGTCAACGGGAAGTTACAGGAGCCTCGGCGGTGGGTCTCCCAGGACCTGCTGGAGGACAGCGACGAGGACCTCCCGGAGGCGGACTGGGCCTTGGGCCAGATCCTCACCCCCGAATCAGGTCCCCTGTTCTATGAATATGACTTCGGCGACGGGTGGATCCACCGCCTCGAACTCACAGGCAACCTCCCCGCCCCGGCCAACGCTCCGAGGGCACGGCTCCTGGACGGGGCACGGCGGGCACCGCTGGAAGATTCCGGTGGCATCGGCGGCTACCACGACCTGCTCGACGCCCTCGCAGACCCCGGCCACGACAATCACCGGGACCTGAAGGCATGGGTCGCCTGGACAGCCGGACCATGGCAGGAATTCGACCCGGAACAATTGGATATCAATGCGGTGAACAACGAGCTCGCCCTGCTGTTCCCCGGCGCAACCGTCAACGAACCCGGACCCGCCAGCCAGCCACTGATCCGGGAGCTCACGCACCGGCTGCCCCCGGGAATACGCCGCGAGTTCCGTTCCTACGCCGCCTCAGCAGGTCTCGACCGCCCCACACAGGTGGACAGGGACATCGCTGAATCAATGACCGCCCCTTACCTCTGGCTCGCCCGCCGCATCGGGCCCGACGGCATTTCCCTCACCGCTGCCGGCTGGCTGCCGCCGGCCGTGGTCCGCGAGGCAATGACCGAACTCGGCTGGGCCAAAGACTGGATCGGCAAAGCCAACCGCGAAGACCAGACCCTGCCCGTTCTCCAGCTGCGCGAAAGCGCCCAGCGCCTCGGACTGATCCGCAAAATCAAAGGCAGGCTCGTCCTCACATCCGCCACCAAGCGGCTGCTCGATGACCCCGCAGGCCTATGGCTTTTCCTCGCCCGAGCCCTTGCCCACCGGCACCGTCACGACTCCGAGCGCGACGCGGTCCTGCTGTTCCTCCTCGAGGTCGCCGCAGGGAAACGAACCGAATGGGCCGACTACCTTGAAGCCGTCGCCTTCGGGCTCGGCGCACTCGGCTGGAGCACCCGCACCGGAGCCGCACTGGAACCGAAAACCGTCCAAGCACTCCTCGTCGACGCCCAAGACGTCCTGCTGAACCTCGGCATCTTCGACGACCGCGTCGGGCTCAAAGCAAACACCGTCAAAGCGCCAGGGCAAGCCTTCGCCCGCGCAGCACTTCATTCATAA
- a CDS encoding helix-turn-helix transcriptional regulator: MKKHIEYSWRLREIMAARGLFNISDLIPLLVERGIELSPSQIYRLVGQKPERMSMTLLGALCDALDCTVEDLCHFRAVATAQRRKNTVNGPASNGPKVVDLNTTIRPKRARVRPVE, translated from the coding sequence ATGAAAAAGCACATCGAATACTCCTGGCGGCTTCGCGAAATCATGGCCGCACGCGGACTGTTCAACATCTCCGACCTCATCCCCCTGCTCGTCGAACGCGGCATCGAACTCTCCCCTTCGCAGATCTACCGGCTCGTGGGACAGAAACCCGAACGCATGTCCATGACTCTGCTCGGCGCCCTCTGCGATGCCCTCGACTGCACGGTCGAGGATTTGTGCCACTTCCGCGCCGTTGCCACAGCCCAGCGGCGGAAAAACACCGTGAACGGGCCTGCATCGAACGGCCCGAAAGTGGTTGACCTGAACACGACGATCCGGCCCAAACGCGCCCGCGTCCGTCCCGTCGAGTGA
- a CDS encoding tyrosine-type recombinase/integrase produces MERFGTHPVQVCHEWSTAAHVQEASARPRKRPLTRDELQDLFDYADDRVDHARKQWRKGWISAFRIATAIKVAYAWGLRRNEVRMLELPDFGTNPHAPEFGGYGVLYVRHGKAMRGCPPKRRSVLTVPHTGWAVDCLRQWIEEVRPAGTGEDQASLWPTERSGRVSADALTREFTLLRTGLGLADGIDFHSLRRSYVTHLVEDGYDALFVQQQVGHEHSSTTALYTGVSSDYRTRTLRAAMTKIAAEATGTNQRKTP; encoded by the coding sequence ATGGAGCGGTTCGGCACCCACCCCGTGCAGGTCTGCCACGAGTGGAGCACCGCCGCGCATGTCCAGGAAGCCTCCGCCCGCCCGCGCAAACGGCCGCTGACCCGGGACGAGCTCCAGGACCTGTTCGACTATGCCGATGACCGGGTCGACCACGCCCGCAAGCAGTGGCGCAAAGGCTGGATCTCGGCCTTCCGTATCGCGACGGCGATCAAAGTCGCCTACGCCTGGGGCCTGCGGCGCAACGAGGTGCGCATGCTCGAACTGCCCGACTTCGGGACCAACCCGCACGCGCCCGAGTTCGGCGGATACGGCGTTCTTTACGTCCGGCATGGCAAGGCGATGCGCGGCTGCCCTCCCAAGCGCCGCAGCGTCCTGACGGTCCCCCACACCGGCTGGGCCGTGGACTGCCTGAGGCAATGGATCGAGGAGGTCCGGCCGGCCGGAACCGGTGAGGACCAGGCGTCCCTTTGGCCGACCGAGCGCAGCGGCCGGGTCAGCGCCGACGCACTGACCAGGGAATTCACGCTGCTGCGGACCGGGCTCGGGCTCGCGGACGGTATTGATTTCCATTCCCTGCGCCGCTCCTACGTCACCCACCTAGTCGAGGACGGCTACGACGCCCTGTTCGTCCAGCAACAGGTCGGACACGAACATTCCTCCACCACCGCCCTCTACACCGGTGTCTCCTCCGATTACCGCACCCGCACCCTGCGGGCGGCCATGACCAAGATTGCCGCAGAAGCCACCGGCACCAACCAGAGGAAGACACCATGA
- a CDS encoding tyrosine-type recombinase/integrase, protein MNGAVPGFVPRMLRDPDVGLFRADERAFTAMLDGWRAQMLARGLTTQTIEKRCQVLTRFQGFTGEFPWHWRPADVEDFLAKLRSGEKPISLATLRSYSNAVAMFCAYLTHPGYGWGEFCERTFGDIPTQICFEWNTPRHTADDAVPARRRAFTKAELQRIFDHIDDLVDHEYAAGSKRWLPLFRDSVAFKVCYAYGLRRREMTMLDLEDFGPNPHVSDYGRFGAVQVRWAKGTAGSGPRRRTVLTVPEFDWVVEQLRTWTTGGMRARFPTADRSSALWPSERGARMTLGGFGDAFAAARDAVGLPKDLGLHCLRHSYVTHLIEAGYDPAFVQTQVGHSYSSTTGLYTSVSSDFKQKTVQKMIAHRLANQEDPDA, encoded by the coding sequence GTGAATGGTGCCGTTCCGGGATTCGTTCCGCGGATGCTCAGGGATCCGGATGTTGGCCTGTTCAGGGCCGACGAACGGGCGTTCACGGCCATGCTGGATGGCTGGCGTGCGCAGATGCTTGCCCGGGGACTGACAACGCAAACGATCGAGAAGCGCTGCCAGGTGTTGACCCGGTTTCAGGGGTTTACTGGTGAGTTTCCCTGGCACTGGCGGCCGGCGGACGTCGAGGACTTCCTGGCCAAGCTGCGCTCCGGGGAGAAACCGATTAGTCTGGCCACCTTGCGCTCCTACAGCAATGCCGTGGCGATGTTCTGCGCCTACCTGACGCACCCGGGCTATGGATGGGGTGAGTTCTGCGAACGCACTTTCGGCGATATCCCGACTCAGATCTGCTTCGAGTGGAACACGCCCAGGCACACGGCCGACGACGCGGTCCCGGCCAGGCGGCGGGCGTTCACCAAGGCGGAACTGCAACGGATTTTCGACCATATCGACGATCTTGTCGACCATGAATATGCTGCCGGGAGCAAGCGGTGGTTGCCCCTGTTCCGCGACTCGGTTGCCTTCAAGGTCTGCTACGCCTACGGGCTTCGCCGGCGTGAGATGACCATGCTCGATCTGGAGGATTTCGGCCCCAATCCCCACGTCAGCGACTATGGACGGTTCGGCGCCGTCCAGGTCCGTTGGGCCAAAGGCACCGCAGGTTCCGGACCCAGGCGGCGCACCGTTCTGACCGTCCCCGAGTTCGACTGGGTCGTCGAGCAACTGCGGACCTGGACAACCGGCGGGATGCGGGCGCGGTTCCCGACGGCAGACAGGTCCTCAGCCCTCTGGCCAAGCGAACGGGGCGCCCGGATGACACTGGGCGGTTTCGGGGACGCCTTCGCGGCGGCACGCGACGCAGTGGGACTGCCCAAGGACCTCGGGCTGCACTGCCTCAGGCACTCCTACGTAACCCACCTGATCGAGGCCGGCTACGACCCGGCGTTCGTCCAGACCCAGGTCGGCCATTCCTATTCCTCCACGACCGGGCTCTACACCTCGGTATCGTCGGACTTCAAGCAGAAGACCGTGCAGAAAATGATCGCCCACCGCCTCGCCAACCAGGAGGACCCTGATGCCTGA
- a CDS encoding helix-turn-helix transcriptional regulator, translated as MPEQRRIGYRWNLRALMAKRNLWKTTELMPLLRSRGINLSESQVYRLVTATPERIPARTFAALCDILDCTPNDLFEPFVEMRAASTANAPQRSEDLGIQPGNPIAKRIRLVAPGNGE; from the coding sequence ATGCCTGAACAACGCCGCATCGGCTATCGCTGGAACCTGCGCGCCCTCATGGCCAAACGCAACCTCTGGAAGACCACCGAACTGATGCCCCTGCTGAGATCCCGCGGAATCAACCTCTCCGAGAGCCAGGTCTACCGGCTGGTCACAGCCACGCCCGAACGCATCCCGGCCAGGACGTTCGCAGCCCTCTGCGACATCCTGGACTGCACGCCGAATGACCTGTTTGAACCCTTCGTTGAGATGCGTGCCGCGTCCACAGCAAACGCCCCGCAGCGCAGCGAAGACCTCGGAATCCAACCGGGAAACCCGATCGCCAAGCGCATCCGCCTCGTCGCACCCGGGAACGGTGAGTAG